The Anoplopoma fimbria isolate UVic2021 breed Golden Eagle Sablefish chromosome 20, Afim_UVic_2022, whole genome shotgun sequence genome includes a window with the following:
- the has2 gene encoding hyaluronan synthase 2 encodes MKCQRVLTYLRIFGTTMFGVSLLVGISTAYIMGYQFFATAHNHLSFGLYGAILVVHLIIQILFALLEHRNMRRSLETPIKLNKSLALCIAAYQEDPNYLRKCLVSVKRLSYPGIKVIMVIDGNTDDDLYMMDIFKEIMGRDKSATYVWRSNFHSRGPEETDETYAESVQQVTRMVLNNKCVCIMQKWGGKRDVMYTAFKALGRSIDYVQVCDSDTMLDPASSVEMVKVLEEDPMVGGVGGDVQILNKYESWISFLSSVRYWMAFNIERACQSYFGCVQCISGPLGMYRNSLLHEFLEDWYNQTFMGSHCSFGDDRHLTNRVLSLGYATKYTARSKCLTETPITYLRWLNQQTRWSKSYFREWLYNSMWFHKHHLWMTYEAVITGFFPFFLIGTAIKLFYHGRLWNILLFLLIVQAVALIKASFASCLRGNIVMVFMSFYSVLYMSSLLPAKMFAIATINKSGWGTSGRKTVVVNFIGLIPISVWFTILFVGIIYTVILQTKKPFPESEKIVLVIGAVVYASYWVVLLTLYTVLINKCGKRKKDTHYDMVLDV; translated from the exons ATGAAGTGTCAGAGAGTCCTCACCTACCTGCGGATATTCGGAACCACCATGTTCGGCGTGTCCCTCCTGGTGGGCATCTCCACGGCCTACATCATGGGCTACCAGTTCTTCGCCACAGCCCACAATCACTTATCCTTCGGCCTCTATGGCGCCATCTTGGTAGTCCACCTCATTATCCAGATCCTCTTTGCACTCTTAGAACACCGAAACATGCGGCGGTCCTTGGAGACGCCGATCAAACTCAATAAGTCCTTGGCGTTGTGCATTGCGGCGTATCAAGAGGACCCAAACTACCTGAGGAAATGCCTGGTGTCGGTGAAGAGGCTGTCGTACCCGGGGATCAAGGTGATCATGGTGATCGACGGGAACACAGACGATGACTTGTACATGATGGATATTTTCAAAGAGATCATGGGAAGGGACAAATCAGCCACGTACGTGTGGCGGAGTAACTTTCACAGCAGAGGGCCCGAGGAGACGGATGAGACTTACGCCGAGAGCGTTCAGCAGGTCACCAGGATGGTCCTCAAcaacaagtgtgtgtgcatcatgCAGAAGTGGGGAGGCAAGAGAGATGTTATGTACACAGCCTTCAAAGCACTGGGGAGGAGCATTGACTATGTGCAG gtATGTGACTCCGACACTATGTTGGACCCGGCATCATCGGTGGAGATGGTGAAGGTTTTAGAAGAAGACCCTATGGTTGGAGGAGTTGGAGGAGATGTACAG ATCCTAAACAAATACGAGTCGTGGATCTCCTTCCTGAGCAGTGTGCGGTACTGGATGGCCTTCAACATTGAGCGGGCCTGCCAGTCCTACTTTGGTTGCGTGCAGTGCATCAGCGGGCCTTTAGGAATGTACCGGAACTCCCTCCTACACGAGTTCCTAGAGGACTGGTACAATCAGACTTTCATGGGATCCCACTGCAGTTTTGGGGACGACCGCCATCTCACCAACAGAGTTCTAAGCCTCGGGTACGCAACCAAATATACTGCTCGATCAAAGTGCCTCACTGAGACGCCGATCACATACCTGCGTTGGCTCAATCAACAAACTAGATGGAGTAAGTCGTATTTCAGAGAATGGCTATACAACTCCATGTGGTTCCACAAGCACCATCTATGGATGACTTATGAGGCCGTGATCACAGGTTTCTTCCCATTCTTCCTCATCGGCACCGCGATCAAACTCTTCTACCATGGAAGGCTCTGGAATATTCTATTATTTCTGCTCATTGTGCAGGCGGTGGCGCTGATCAAAGCCTCGTTTGCCAGCTGCCTCAGAGGTAACATTGTCATGGTGTTCATGTCGTTCTACTCCGTACTGTACATGTCGAGCCTGTTGCCGGCCAAAATGTTCGCAATAGCAACAATCAACAAGTCGGGATGGGGGACATCGGGGAGGAAAACGGTGGTGGTGAACTTCATCGGTCTGATTCCCATATCAGTTTGGTTCACTATCCTCTTCGTCGGGATTATCTATACAGTAATCCT